From a single Candidatus Auribacterota bacterium genomic region:
- the moaA gene encoding GTP 3',8-cyclase MoaA, translated as MKPLVDTYGRAVDYLRISVTDRCNLRCFYCMPGEGVTSIPHEEILRYEEILAVIDAARLLGFSRFRITGGEPLVRRGIIWFLNALSERGVDCSLTTNGLLLRRFARELKGAGLKRINVGLDTLDGDTFRRITGAGGLGEVFCGIEAARGEGIRSVKVNVVVMRGVNDDEINDFIAWGRRERLDVRFIEYMPVCGEDLFVSLTPVVESMNEREGIEPSRETGGGPAKSFRHRNGGSSIGFILSRTEPFCAACNRLRLTADGMLLPCLFSREGIDLRGPLRRGHPVAELIVKAVSAKPEGHNLDMKLSRYGMYALGG; from the coding sequence ATGAAGCCTCTCGTTGATACATACGGCAGGGCGGTTGATTACCTGCGTATTTCCGTTACCGATCGCTGTAACTTGCGCTGCTTCTACTGCATGCCCGGGGAGGGAGTCACCTCAATCCCTCACGAGGAGATCCTGCGCTATGAGGAAATCCTCGCGGTGATCGACGCGGCGCGTCTCCTCGGATTCAGCAGGTTTCGCATTACCGGTGGGGAGCCGCTCGTGCGCCGCGGCATCATCTGGTTTCTCAATGCGCTCTCAGAGAGAGGCGTGGACTGCTCACTCACCACCAACGGGCTTTTGCTCCGGCGGTTCGCGAGGGAGCTGAAGGGGGCGGGGTTGAAGAGGATCAACGTGGGGCTGGATACGCTCGACGGGGATACGTTTCGTCGGATCACGGGTGCCGGAGGGCTCGGCGAGGTGTTTTGCGGGATCGAAGCGGCGCGTGGAGAGGGGATACGGTCGGTAAAGGTGAATGTGGTGGTCATGCGCGGCGTCAATGACGACGAAATAAATGATTTCATCGCCTGGGGGCGGCGTGAGCGGCTCGATGTCAGATTCATTGAGTACATGCCTGTGTGCGGCGAGGACCTCTTCGTTTCGCTCACACCGGTTGTCGAATCGATGAATGAGCGGGAGGGGATCGAGCCCTCCAGGGAAACGGGAGGGGGGCCGGCGAAGAGTTTCAGGCATCGGAATGGCGGGAGCAGCATCGGGTTCATTCTCTCCCGCACGGAGCCATTTTGCGCGGCGTGCAATCGGCTCCGCCTCACTGCCGACGGCATGCTTCTCCCCTGTCTGTTCTCCCGCGAGGGGATTGACCTGCGCGGCCCCCTGAGGCGCGGGCACCCAGTCGCTGAATTGATTGTAAAGGCGGTGAGCGCGAAACCCGAGGGGCACAATCTGGATATGAAACTCTCACGGTACGGGATGTATGCCCTCGGGGGATGA
- a CDS encoding FAD-dependent oxidoreductase, with the protein MHDLIIIGGGITGQTAAIYAARKRMSFILITKELGGQFLESGEVLNYPGIVKTTGAEFSIIMEEQLKFNGVEPVEGPEVTKIERIAEGFRIYSTKGQYDGKTVIIATGARARKLGVPGEDRLARKGVTYCSICDGPLFSGKEIAIVGGGNSALEGVNFTKDIAKRIYLINIEKKFSAHEYLIDRVLSLKNVEVIDEARTTEILGEDTVRGLRYVRGGKPRDLAVEGVIIEIGRVPNTDFVKGFLELAPQGHILIDCWTRASVEGIFAGGDCASGQEYQYVIAAGQGCMALIKASRYLANLKGEAEA; encoded by the coding sequence GTGCATGATTTGATCATCATCGGCGGGGGCATCACCGGGCAGACGGCGGCGATCTACGCCGCAAGGAAGAGGATGAGTTTCATCCTGATCACGAAAGAGCTCGGGGGGCAGTTCCTTGAATCGGGAGAGGTCCTGAACTATCCGGGGATCGTAAAGACGACGGGCGCTGAATTCAGCATCATCATGGAGGAGCAGCTCAAGTTCAACGGCGTCGAGCCGGTGGAGGGGCCCGAGGTCACAAAGATTGAACGAATAGCGGAGGGCTTCCGCATCTACTCCACCAAGGGGCAGTATGACGGCAAAACAGTCATCATCGCCACTGGCGCCAGGGCCAGGAAGCTCGGCGTCCCCGGCGAGGACAGGCTGGCGCGGAAGGGGGTCACCTACTGTTCGATCTGCGACGGGCCCCTCTTCTCAGGGAAGGAGATCGCGATTGTCGGCGGCGGGAACTCCGCCCTGGAGGGCGTCAACTTCACGAAGGACATTGCCAAAAGAATTTACCTCATCAACATCGAGAAAAAGTTTAGCGCACATGAGTACCTGATCGACAGGGTGCTGTCGCTCAAAAACGTGGAGGTCATTGACGAAGCGAGGACGACGGAAATCCTTGGAGAGGACACGGTGCGCGGCCTCAGGTATGTGCGGGGAGGGAAGCCGCGCGATCTCGCCGTGGAGGGTGTCATCATAGAGATCGGGCGAGTGCCGAACACTGATTTCGTGAAGGGATTCCTGGAGCTCGCCCCCCAGGGGCACATCCTCATCGACTGCTGGACAAGGGCATCAGTGGAGGGAATCTTCGCGGGTGGCGACTGCGCGTCGGGGCAGGAATACCAATACGTCATCGCCGCGGGCCAGGGATGCATGGCGCTCATCAAAGCCTCGCGTTACCTCGCCAACCTGAAGGGTGAAGCGGAAGCATGA
- a CDS encoding type II toxin-antitoxin system HicB family antitoxin yields MKYKVRLTQVSSGRLIAYCDEPKCSTGAPTRQEALDKIKEEIRYRLEYCPCSAVREGDIEIEVVS; encoded by the coding sequence ATGAAATACAAGGTCAGGCTCACACAGGTTTCTTCAGGACGGCTCATCGCGTACTGCGACGAGCCCAAATGCAGCACGGGGGCACCGACACGTCAGGAGGCCCTTGATAAGATCAAGGAGGAGATCAGGTATCGTTTGGAGTACTGTCCCTGCAGCGCGGTGAGGGAAGGAGATATCGAGATCGAGGTAGTCTCCTGA
- a CDS encoding LysR family transcriptional regulator, with the protein MGIGLVWLIRRIQKFGSIRRAAEDMGMSYVKALRILNRLERKLGTKILVRRIGGAMRGGTALTPFAEQFVEQYERYHARVTDFARREFIRSFRKSTFA; encoded by the coding sequence ATGGGGATAGGGCTTGTGTGGTTGATCAGGAGAATTCAGAAATTCGGCTCCATACGCAGAGCGGCGGAGGACATGGGCATGTCCTATGTGAAGGCGCTGAGGATCCTCAACCGGCTGGAGAGAAAGCTCGGCACAAAAATCCTGGTGAGGAGGATCGGGGGCGCGATGCGCGGCGGCACGGCACTCACGCCATTCGCGGAACAGTTCGTGGAGCAGTACGAGCGGTATCACGCGAGGGTGACCGATTTTGCCCGGAGGGAGTTTATCAGATCTTTTCGCAAATCTACATTCGCCTGA
- a CDS encoding metal ABC transporter substrate-binding protein: MNHALRTLALLSLGGLAPLSSAPEEAPQTIVVTSFYPIYIMALNVVKGVPGVSIQVLIPSSTGCLHDYTLTVGDMKKLANASLLITNGAGMEPFVEKVATQYPKLRVIPLARGIPLIRGDRGAPANPHVWTSVSNAITEVNNLGATMEEFDPVHAPLYRANTSRYVAKLEALRTRMHTKLSPYRGRKIVTFHEAFPYFAQEFGLVIAAVVEREPGSQPSAQELAHTIDLIKKHGIRVIFSEPQYPALAAAAIARETGAHVYVLDPAVTGPDDPDAYLHIMEANLAVLMHALR, encoded by the coding sequence ATGAACCACGCACTGAGAACACTGGCGCTCCTTTCCCTGGGCGGACTGGCACCCCTCTCCTCCGCGCCTGAGGAAGCCCCACAGACAATCGTGGTCACTTCATTCTACCCTATCTATATCATGGCGCTGAACGTGGTGAAGGGAGTCCCGGGGGTTTCCATACAAGTTCTTATCCCCTCCTCCACCGGGTGCCTCCACGACTATACCCTCACGGTCGGGGATATGAAAAAATTGGCGAACGCGTCGCTCCTCATCACCAACGGCGCAGGCATGGAGCCCTTTGTCGAGAAGGTTGCGACACAGTACCCGAAACTCAGGGTGATCCCACTCGCGCGGGGAATCCCGCTCATCCGCGGCGACCGCGGCGCTCCGGCCAATCCGCACGTCTGGACCAGCGTGTCCAACGCGATCACGGAGGTCAACAACCTGGGGGCGACAATGGAGGAGTTTGATCCTGTGCATGCCCCGCTCTATCGCGCCAATACCTCTCGATACGTCGCGAAACTGGAGGCCCTTCGCACGCGCATGCACACGAAACTCTCCCCCTATCGCGGGCGAAAGATCGTCACGTTCCACGAGGCATTTCCCTACTTCGCGCAGGAATTCGGGCTTGTGATTGCCGCGGTGGTCGAGCGCGAGCCGGGGAGCCAGCCGAGCGCGCAAGAGCTCGCGCACACCATCGACCTCATCAAGAAGCACGGGATACGCGTCATCTTCAGCGAACCGCAATACCCGGCGTTAGCCGCAGCGGCGATCGCCCGTGAAACAGGGGCCCATGTGTACGTGCTCGATCCCGCGGTGACAGGCCCCGACGATCCGGATGCGTATCTGCACATCATGGAGGCAAACCTCGCGGTGCTTATGCACGCCCTGCGATGA
- a CDS encoding metal ABC transporter permease, producing the protein MAELAYRVMEYCLPFEWVRYDFMKNALLAACLVTPLFALLGTMVISNRMAFFSDVLGHSALTGIALGVLLGLMNPLSAMIAFAILIAIAFTIFKNITHTSPDTVLGVFMAVTVALGVVILSRGGGFAKYTVYLIGDILAVTPVQLKSLLLLFAIVACYWIIAGNAMALLCVNSSLARSRGLPVVLIETSFAALLAVVVASTVQLLGILIINSLLILPAAAARNVATSMRSYTAWALGISLASGITGLIFSYYWGTASGATIVLCAAAWYCGTAIWSYARRNIRRHVK; encoded by the coding sequence ATGGCTGAACTCGCGTATCGCGTAATGGAATACTGCCTCCCCTTTGAATGGGTCCGCTATGACTTTATGAAGAACGCGCTCCTCGCGGCATGTCTGGTGACCCCCCTCTTCGCCCTCCTCGGCACCATGGTCATCAGCAACCGGATGGCGTTTTTCTCTGATGTGCTCGGTCACTCCGCCCTCACAGGGATAGCGCTCGGGGTGCTCCTCGGCCTGATGAACCCGCTCTCGGCGATGATCGCATTCGCCATCCTCATCGCGATCGCGTTCACCATTTTTAAAAACATCACCCACACCTCACCGGATACGGTGCTCGGCGTGTTCATGGCGGTGACGGTCGCGCTCGGGGTTGTTATTCTGAGCAGGGGGGGCGGTTTCGCGAAGTACACCGTATACCTCATCGGAGATATTCTCGCGGTGACCCCCGTGCAGCTCAAATCGCTCCTGCTGCTCTTCGCCATCGTCGCGTGCTACTGGATCATCGCGGGCAATGCGATGGCCCTGCTCTGTGTGAACTCTTCACTCGCGCGCAGCCGCGGCCTGCCGGTTGTCCTTATCGAAACCAGTTTCGCCGCGCTCCTGGCTGTGGTGGTTGCGTCTACAGTGCAGCTACTCGGCATCCTTATCATCAATTCTCTCCTTATACTGCCCGCGGCGGCCGCCCGAAACGTGGCGACCAGCATGCGCTCGTACACCGCGTGGGCGCTTGGAATAAGCTTGGCCTCCGGGATCACCGGGCTCATTTTCTCCTACTACTGGGGGACTGCCTCGGGGGCGACCATCGTGCTCTGCGCGGCGGCGTGGTACTGTGGCACCGCGATCTGGAGCTACGCCCGTCGGAACATCCGGCGTCACGTGAAATAA
- a CDS encoding site-2 protease family protein, whose translation MFERRFSLFRLLGFQVWIDPSWLILAVLITWTLAQGVFPSHYRNLSPASYWWMGVAGALGLFFSIVFHELCHSLVARRYGLPMKGITLFIFGGVAEMDAEPESPRVEFLMAAAGPLSSILLALGFYCAGVAGTRVGWPPQINGTVHYLALINGMLAAFNLIPGFPLDGGRVLRSILWGWTGNLRWATRVASRIGSGFGTLLFVLGIFNVLTGNMLGGLWWFLIGMFLRNASRMSYQQLLTRRAFEGEPLKRFMNRDPVTVPPSLSVAALVEDYIYRYHFKMFPVVEAGKLLGCVGTSEVKEIPRERWDSLTVAEIATKCSSENTISPDVDALSAISAMNRTGSSRLLVVEGGRLVGIISLRDMLKLLSLKLDLEGEN comes from the coding sequence ATGTTCGAGCGACGATTCAGCCTTTTCAGGCTGCTGGGCTTCCAGGTATGGATCGACCCGAGCTGGCTGATCCTCGCGGTGCTCATCACCTGGACACTGGCGCAGGGTGTGTTCCCCTCTCACTATAGGAACCTTTCCCCTGCATCCTACTGGTGGATGGGCGTGGCGGGGGCGCTCGGCCTGTTCTTCTCGATCGTATTTCACGAGCTCTGTCACTCTCTGGTCGCGCGGAGATACGGCCTTCCGATGAAGGGCATTACTCTTTTTATTTTTGGCGGCGTCGCAGAAATGGATGCGGAACCCGAGAGCCCGAGGGTCGAATTTCTCATGGCCGCCGCGGGTCCCCTCTCGAGCATCCTCCTCGCCCTTGGATTCTACTGCGCGGGGGTCGCGGGCACGAGGGTTGGATGGCCGCCTCAGATCAACGGTACGGTGCATTACCTCGCACTGATCAACGGCATGCTGGCCGCCTTCAACCTCATCCCCGGGTTCCCGCTCGACGGCGGGAGAGTGCTCAGGTCGATCCTCTGGGGATGGACGGGTAACCTGCGATGGGCGACCCGCGTCGCCTCCCGGATCGGCTCCGGATTCGGGACGCTCCTGTTCGTCCTCGGGATATTCAACGTGCTCACGGGGAACATGCTCGGGGGGCTGTGGTGGTTTCTGATCGGCATGTTCCTGCGCAACGCCTCCCGGATGTCCTATCAGCAGCTCCTCACACGCAGGGCATTTGAGGGCGAACCGCTGAAACGGTTCATGAACCGCGACCCCGTCACTGTTCCCCCGTCCCTCTCTGTGGCCGCGCTCGTGGAGGATTACATCTACCGGTACCATTTCAAGATGTTCCCCGTAGTTGAGGCTGGGAAACTGCTCGGATGCGTGGGGACAAGCGAGGTGAAGGAAATCCCGCGCGAGCGGTGGGACTCACTTACCGTCGCTGAGATCGCGACGAAATGCTCGTCAGAAAATACGATCAGCCCTGACGTAGATGCCCTGAGCGCGATTTCCGCCATGAACCGGACGGGGAGCAGCCGGCTCCTCGTCGTGGAGGGGGGGCGGCTCGTCGGCATTATCAGTCTCAGGGATATGCTAAAGCTCCTCTCGCTCAAGCTGGACCTTGAAGGGGAAAACTGA
- a CDS encoding nucleoside-diphosphate kinase: MGRTLLMIKPDAYRRGLEKTILERVASAGMRVVRSTRRRLSREEVEGLYGEHRGKPFFEVNVNFLLSGEVGLFILAGDGDVARRVRGLVGNKDPRLAEAGTIRGALGIDRLHIERNLVHASANGEEAEREIALLFGEHP; encoded by the coding sequence ATGGGCAGGACACTGCTGATGATCAAGCCGGATGCCTACCGGAGGGGGCTCGAGAAAACCATTCTTGAGAGAGTCGCTTCCGCGGGCATGAGGGTGGTGCGCTCGACGCGGAGACGGCTCTCCCGCGAGGAGGTCGAAGGGCTCTACGGGGAGCATCGGGGCAAGCCGTTTTTCGAGGTGAACGTCAATTTTCTCCTGAGCGGTGAGGTCGGCCTGTTCATCCTGGCGGGGGACGGTGACGTGGCACGGCGCGTGAGAGGTCTCGTGGGCAACAAGGATCCGCGCCTCGCTGAGGCCGGGACGATTCGCGGCGCCCTTGGGATTGACCGGCTTCATATCGAGCGGAATCTCGTGCACGCGTCTGCGAATGGAGAAGAAGCGGAGAGAGAAATCGCGTTGCTGTTCGGTGAGCACCCCTGA
- a CDS encoding glycosyltransferase, with amino-acid sequence MLLILAVWIKRYFDSLRLDRMNHFTDPELRIPMPDPPRVSVIVAARNEARVIENCLHALTRQRYPNYEIIVADDRSTDSTAEIIREKFPSVRYVRIPSLPDGYAGKSHALFVAQKEATGEWLLFTDADTIHSEHSILTPLNYALKNRVQMLTLLSQPLSVSFWEKLIQPITGFMLFMLFPVERINKPGGRVAFGNGQYILIQRSAYDLIGGHGRLLTFPLEDIAMAQNAKRKNVRFELLYGGDVLKCRMYSSLRELWSGWERIFFLIFSDRIWLLPAIIAVIITLSLLPYAGIFFSPRLALAQLLFVHLSSERAFAFIHADRRYVVAHPFGCAILIGILWSAFWKKICGGGVSWKGRHYYQQNFLNR; translated from the coding sequence ATGCTCCTCATACTCGCGGTATGGATCAAGCGTTATTTCGATTCCCTCAGGCTCGATAGAATGAACCATTTCACCGACCCTGAGCTGCGAATCCCCATGCCCGATCCGCCCCGCGTGTCCGTCATCGTGGCGGCGAGAAATGAAGCGCGCGTAATAGAAAATTGCCTGCACGCACTCACCCGCCAGCGCTATCCGAACTATGAAATAATCGTCGCCGATGACCGCTCGACTGATTCCACGGCCGAGATCATCAGAGAGAAATTCCCCTCGGTGCGCTACGTCAGAATACCTTCTCTCCCCGATGGGTACGCGGGGAAAAGTCACGCCCTCTTCGTCGCCCAGAAAGAGGCCACGGGGGAGTGGCTCCTCTTCACCGACGCCGACACGATACACTCGGAGCACTCAATACTGACTCCGCTCAACTACGCGCTGAAAAATCGCGTTCAGATGCTCACGCTGCTCTCACAGCCCCTCAGCGTGAGTTTCTGGGAGAAACTGATCCAGCCGATCACTGGCTTCATGCTCTTCATGTTGTTTCCCGTCGAGCGTATAAACAAGCCTGGGGGCCGCGTCGCGTTCGGGAACGGGCAGTACATTCTGATTCAGCGCAGCGCCTACGACCTGATCGGCGGGCACGGCCGGCTGCTCACCTTCCCGCTGGAGGATATCGCCATGGCGCAGAACGCAAAGAGAAAGAACGTGCGCTTCGAACTCCTCTATGGGGGCGATGTGCTGAAGTGCAGAATGTACAGCTCGCTCCGCGAACTCTGGAGCGGATGGGAGCGGATTTTCTTCCTGATCTTCAGCGACCGGATCTGGCTCCTCCCCGCGATCATCGCGGTCATCATCACGCTCTCACTGCTGCCCTACGCCGGCATCTTTTTCTCCCCCCGCCTCGCGCTGGCGCAGCTGCTCTTCGTGCATCTATCATCCGAACGAGCCTTTGCGTTCATCCATGCCGACAGGCGGTACGTCGTCGCCCACCCCTTCGGCTGTGCGATCCTCATCGGAATCCTCTGGAGCGCGTTTTGGAAGAAGATATGCGGTGGGGGCGTGTCCTGGAAGGGCAGACACTATTACCAGCAGAATTTTCTCAACCGATAG
- a CDS encoding glycosyltransferase family 39 protein, with amino-acid sequence METIHGIEMSQKTPRRGGLSLWWLLALLLLFGAGQRHGLWGNDEPREAEISREIHASGDWVVPRLNGQAFLEKPPLAYWGAALAFHAAGKPSESVCRIPSAAWGLIGALATAWLGGMLAGRTAGLLAALILATCGEWLYITHHLLVDVPLAACVALSLALFWHGYRSSGGQKGMGYLGCSLAVGGAFMAKGMVGVIIPCSAIVVFLAWRREWRELARLIAPWNVAACVAVPFSWVIALWAREGTGALRVFAWDNQVLRFISSTADHAHAPWYYLLILPEVLLPWVIFLPPAALRLFRRSGEKSITDSGRQYLMAVIAVPFIVLSIASGKRHLYLLPLLPGFAILLAAWIAESRSAGRARWESLWQRIGLSLFAVLPVGSWGAAWYYAIVQRSGVLVASIGTAASVLAACAAVAYALRTRGERLAEISIALLILAYGAVLSPSLWAVTEKGKGYADFEGMLDEQIKGGVTLYIYGSGEQELGLVCFHLKRTVPVIQTPDELAAVLQPGSGNHLLIAEKMYLTLRAQNLIPPSVEIAARSKLKRTTQLLLRAGSSQ; translated from the coding sequence ATGGAAACTATCCACGGAATTGAGATGTCCCAGAAGACCCCTCGGCGAGGAGGCCTGAGCCTCTGGTGGCTGCTGGCGCTCCTCCTGCTCTTTGGTGCCGGTCAGCGGCATGGCCTCTGGGGCAACGACGAGCCGCGCGAAGCCGAGATCTCCCGCGAGATCCATGCATCCGGCGATTGGGTGGTGCCGCGTCTCAACGGGCAGGCATTTCTCGAAAAGCCTCCCCTTGCGTACTGGGGGGCTGCGCTTGCCTTCCACGCAGCGGGGAAGCCCTCAGAGTCAGTGTGTCGTATTCCTTCCGCCGCCTGGGGACTCATCGGAGCGCTCGCCACGGCCTGGCTCGGCGGCATGCTCGCCGGCCGTACCGCGGGGCTGCTCGCCGCGCTCATCCTCGCCACGTGCGGTGAGTGGCTCTATATCACACACCACCTCCTCGTTGACGTGCCCCTCGCTGCCTGCGTCGCGCTCTCGCTCGCGCTCTTCTGGCATGGCTATAGGTCAAGCGGCGGGCAGAAAGGGATGGGATACCTCGGCTGCTCATTGGCCGTGGGCGGGGCATTCATGGCAAAGGGAATGGTGGGGGTCATCATACCGTGCTCGGCGATTGTCGTTTTCCTGGCGTGGCGCCGGGAATGGCGCGAGCTCGCCCGCCTCATTGCTCCGTGGAATGTGGCTGCGTGTGTCGCGGTGCCGTTCTCATGGGTGATCGCGCTGTGGGCGCGGGAGGGGACTGGCGCGCTCCGCGTGTTCGCCTGGGACAACCAGGTCCTCCGCTTTATCTCGTCCACCGCAGATCATGCCCACGCGCCATGGTACTACTTGCTGATCCTTCCTGAAGTTTTATTGCCGTGGGTAATTTTCCTGCCCCCCGCGGCCCTCAGGCTGTTCCGCCGCTCCGGCGAGAAGAGTATCACGGACAGCGGCCGCCAGTACCTCATGGCCGTGATTGCGGTGCCGTTCATCGTGCTCTCGATCGCGAGCGGAAAACGGCACCTGTACCTCCTCCCGCTGCTGCCCGGTTTCGCGATTTTGCTCGCGGCGTGGATTGCCGAATCGCGGTCGGCGGGGCGCGCGAGGTGGGAATCGCTCTGGCAAAGGATCGGGCTCAGCCTCTTTGCGGTACTCCCTGTGGGGAGCTGGGGAGCCGCATGGTACTACGCAATCGTTCAGAGGAGCGGCGTCCTCGTTGCTTCGATCGGTACCGCGGCGAGCGTCCTTGCGGCCTGCGCAGCAGTTGCGTACGCGCTGCGCACCCGCGGGGAGCGGCTGGCGGAGATTTCAATTGCGCTCCTCATCCTCGCGTACGGGGCGGTGCTGTCACCCTCTCTCTGGGCAGTGACTGAAAAGGGAAAGGGATACGCCGATTTTGAAGGGATGCTGGATGAACAGATCAAGGGAGGTGTTACGCTCTACATCTATGGCTCGGGGGAACAGGAACTGGGTCTGGTCTGTTTCCACCTGAAGAGAACCGTCCCGGTGATTCAAACCCCTGACGAACTCGCCGCGGTACTCCAGCCCGGATCAGGAAACCACCTCCTCATTGCCGAGAAGATGTACCTGACGTTGCGCGCGCAGAACCTCATTCCCCCCTCTGTGGAGATTGCCGCGCGGTCTAAGCTGAAGCGCACCACGCAGCTCCTTCTCCGCGCCGGGTCATCTCAATGA
- a CDS encoding metal ABC transporter ATP-binding protein — translation MAQPRSCPHCCIKIENLSVEFGGDAVVKNVNLHINCAELVALIGPNGAGKTSLLRAIIGEIPCRGRMIFQIEGRPQPHPRIGYVPQRIGIDPDSPMSVLDLVAASISKRPIWLGIGRSLRVEVEVVLASVSAERLVHRKLGELSGGELQRVLLATAMAPAPNLLLLDEPVSNIDPKGLSLFYETVSDLRRRHDVAVVMVTHDLAGIAPHADTVVLMNRTVLATGSPRDILADTQLLKMFGPSPWHVSGFATMPRAGETPSNG, via the coding sequence ATGGCCCAGCCACGGAGCTGCCCACACTGCTGCATCAAGATTGAGAACCTGAGCGTGGAGTTCGGCGGTGATGCGGTGGTGAAAAACGTCAACCTCCACATCAACTGTGCCGAACTCGTGGCGCTCATCGGCCCGAACGGCGCGGGGAAGACCTCGCTCCTGCGCGCGATCATCGGCGAGATCCCGTGCCGTGGAAGAATGATTTTCCAAATCGAGGGGCGTCCCCAGCCGCACCCCAGGATAGGCTACGTGCCGCAGAGGATCGGCATCGATCCGGATTCGCCGATGAGCGTGCTTGATCTCGTCGCAGCGAGCATCAGCAAGCGGCCGATCTGGCTCGGCATCGGCCGCTCCCTCCGCGTAGAAGTCGAGGTGGTCCTCGCGAGCGTGTCGGCAGAGCGCCTCGTGCACCGAAAGCTCGGCGAGCTTTCCGGAGGGGAACTGCAACGCGTACTCCTCGCCACCGCGATGGCCCCCGCGCCGAACCTGCTCCTCCTGGACGAGCCGGTGTCGAACATCGATCCGAAAGGGCTCTCGCTTTTCTATGAAACGGTGAGCGACCTCCGCCGCCGCCACGACGTCGCCGTGGTCATGGTGACCCACGATCTCGCGGGGATCGCCCCGCACGCGGACACCGTCGTCCTCATGAATCGCACTGTCCTCGCCACGGGTTCCCCCCGCGACATCCTCGCGGATACACAACTGTTGAAGATGTTCGGACCAAGCCCATGGCACGTTTCGGGATTCGCAACCATGCCGCGCGCGGGAGAAACCCCATCCAATGGCTGA
- a CDS encoding nucleotidyltransferase family protein, whose product MKALIMAAGYATRLYPLTKDRAKPLLPIAGKPIIDYITDALDAVKEIDRIYVVTNSRFSASFREWAGARKKGMRAPIEVIDDGTVSDDDKLGAIGDIRFVLERERVDDDLLVVLGDNLFGLDLKDIVTFFRDKGATVAAYDVRDRETAKLYGILAVDRNSRVVDFKEKPSDPPSTLAAIGMYLFPREKLGLFRVYAEEGNKMDAPGYFIKWLYQREPVYACVFSGVWYDIGDLEMYRRADALYTAKREKH is encoded by the coding sequence ATGAAGGCGCTCATCATGGCGGCGGGGTACGCGACGCGGCTCTACCCTCTGACGAAGGATAGGGCCAAACCGCTGTTACCCATCGCCGGGAAACCGATCATAGATTACATCACCGATGCCCTGGATGCCGTTAAGGAGATAGACCGTATTTATGTGGTGACGAACAGCAGGTTCTCCGCATCCTTCAGGGAGTGGGCCGGGGCGCGGAAGAAGGGCATGCGCGCGCCGATCGAGGTCATTGATGACGGGACGGTCTCGGACGACGACAAGCTCGGCGCGATTGGCGACATCAGATTTGTACTCGAGCGGGAGCGCGTTGACGATGATCTCCTCGTGGTGCTGGGTGATAATCTGTTTGGTCTTGACCTCAAGGATATCGTGACGTTTTTCAGGGACAAGGGCGCCACCGTTGCGGCATACGACGTGCGTGACAGGGAGACTGCCAAACTCTACGGCATCCTGGCAGTGGACAGGAACTCCCGGGTTGTGGATTTCAAGGAGAAACCCTCGGATCCCCCCTCGACACTCGCCGCGATCGGCATGTACCTGTTCCCGAGGGAAAAACTGGGGCTCTTTCGAGTATACGCGGAAGAGGGTAATAAGATGGACGCGCCAGGTTACTTCATCAAATGGTTGTATCAGCGAGAGCCCGTGTACGCCTGCGTGTTCAGCGGCGTCTGGTATGATATCGGGGACCTGGAGATGTACAGGAGGGCGGACGCACTGTATACAGCGAAAAGAGAGAAACACTAA
- a CDS encoding response regulator, protein MGANLVILDMVMKGMGGVQAFKRIRESARSLPVIICTGYIPDRGWRHILEKEASDFIRKPFTLSELSPRIRKILDGRLL, encoded by the coding sequence ATGGGGGCAAACCTAGTCATCCTCGATATGGTGATGAAGGGGATGGGTGGGGTACAGGCATTTAAGCGGATACGGGAATCCGCGCGCTCTCTCCCGGTCATCATATGTACCGGATATATCCCGGACAGGGGCTGGCGGCATATCCTTGAGAAAGAGGCGAGTGATTTCATACGGAAGCCGTTCACACTCAGTGAACTTTCCCCGAGAATACGAAAGATCCTCGACGGCCGTTTGCTGTGA